One Candidatus Limnocylindrales bacterium genomic window carries:
- a CDS encoding SDR family oxidoreductase, protein MKLAGKNAFITGGGSGLGAAIARSFAGEGARVCVTDIDLAAATAVAAQCPDAVALRCDVASSASVRDAFAAFDEKVGDVDILVNNAGIIHTDPDYIQTMQEQSQAQVMELMSTGTISTHLDCVDRITDEMFDRMLRIHLYGTFYCTREALPRMRRRGQGGRIINMGSIMGTASLQGAPDYCAAKGAILAFTRATAREAASYGVLINAIAPGYIETPLLDPLQEQQKRFIAMQTPLQRLGRPEEIAAAALFLAGPDSTFVTGQVLSPNGGIYMSQ, encoded by the coding sequence ATGAAGCTGGCGGGGAAGAACGCATTCATCACCGGCGGCGGATCGGGTCTCGGCGCGGCCATCGCCCGATCGTTCGCCGGCGAAGGGGCGCGGGTGTGCGTCACCGACATCGATCTGGCCGCCGCAACCGCCGTGGCCGCGCAGTGCCCGGACGCGGTTGCGCTGCGGTGCGACGTTGCGAGCTCGGCTTCGGTGCGCGATGCGTTCGCCGCCTTCGACGAGAAGGTCGGCGACGTCGACATCCTGGTGAACAATGCCGGCATCATCCACACCGATCCCGACTACATCCAGACCATGCAGGAGCAGTCGCAGGCGCAGGTCATGGAGCTGATGTCGACGGGCACGATCAGCACGCATCTGGATTGCGTCGATCGCATCACCGACGAGATGTTCGACCGGATGCTCAGGATCCATCTGTACGGCACGTTCTACTGCACGCGCGAGGCGCTGCCGCGCATGAGGCGGCGGGGGCAGGGCGGGCGCATCATCAACATGGGCTCGATCATGGGGACCGCTTCGCTGCAGGGTGCACCGGATTACTGCGCCGCCAAGGGTGCGATCTTGGCGTTCACGCGCGCGACGGCTCGCGAGGCCGCCAGCTACGGCGTCCTGATCAACGCGATCGCGCCCGGGTACATCGAGACGCCGCTCCTGGATCCGCTGCAGGAGCAGCAGAAGCGCTTCATCGCCATGCAGACCCCGCTGCAGCGGCTGGGCAGGCCCGAGGAGATCGCAGCCGCCGCGCTGTTCCTTGCCGGCCCCGACTCGACGTTCGTCACCGGTCAGGTCCTGTCGCCCAACGGCGGCATCTACATGTCGCAATGA
- a CDS encoding pyridoxamine 5'-phosphate oxidase family protein produces MPGKLTASELREFLSLPEIGVLCTVDAQGRPEGSPVWFEYNDEKIYIHVDGTSKKARNVAANPHVSLTLDTRVAPYKGAILHGTVRMLPPDDGIRRSTAHHYLGADMGDAYLEMTADGFDSTVLLEMTITSRFTWDYAKSLV; encoded by the coding sequence ATGCCAGGAAAACTGACCGCTAGCGAGTTGCGCGAGTTCCTCTCCCTGCCGGAGATCGGCGTGCTGTGCACGGTGGATGCGCAGGGGCGGCCCGAGGGCTCGCCGGTGTGGTTCGAGTACAACGACGAGAAGATCTACATCCACGTCGACGGTACCTCCAAGAAGGCGCGCAACGTGGCGGCCAATCCCCACGTCTCCCTGACGCTGGATACGCGGGTGGCGCCGTACAAGGGTGCCATCCTGCATGGAACCGTGCGCATGCTGCCGCCCGATGACGGCATCCGCCGAAGCACCGCCCACCACTATCTGGGCGCCGACATGGGCGATGCATACCTGGAAATGACCGCCGACGGCTTCGACAGCACCGTGCTGCTGGAGATGACGATCACGAGCCGCTTCACCTGGGACTACGCCAAGAGCCTGGTGTGA
- a CDS encoding protein phosphatase 2C domain-containing protein gives MADLLDDEARVRAALTRCSDAAAGATDVGRVRRRNEDAYWVDRRERFALVADGLGGLPDGHIASRVAVVAAAQLLESRFDARSSAPAVPSRPQTVARQLGTDLGDAFAAAQERVLAQPRPAAAELTMATTLIGAAIQDHVAVIAHVGDVRGYVWRQGRAAFVTVDHSRLGTLVREGVLTREAVRHRPDRNIVTEVLGIPEGYNVDVDTVGLEDGDVVVLCSDGLWEAVDEEGMARLLAHAGSAAEAATWLIHAANSAGGRDNITVVVMRHAGNGSAAA, from the coding sequence ATGGCTGATCTCCTCGATGACGAAGCTCGCGTCCGGGCGGCACTGACCCGCTGCAGCGACGCGGCCGCAGGCGCGACCGACGTGGGCCGCGTGCGCCGTCGCAACGAGGATGCCTATTGGGTGGACCGGCGCGAGCGCTTCGCGCTGGTGGCCGATGGGCTCGGCGGCCTGCCCGATGGACACATCGCCAGCCGCGTCGCCGTCGTGGCGGCGGCGCAGTTGCTGGAGAGCCGCTTCGATGCGCGCTCGAGCGCGCCGGCCGTTCCCTCGCGGCCGCAAACGGTGGCGCGGCAGCTCGGCACCGATCTCGGCGACGCGTTCGCCGCTGCGCAGGAAAGGGTTCTTGCGCAGCCGCGGCCGGCAGCCGCGGAGCTGACGATGGCCACGACACTGATCGGCGCGGCCATCCAAGACCATGTCGCCGTGATCGCCCATGTCGGCGACGTGCGCGGCTATGTCTGGCGCCAGGGCCGCGCCGCCTTCGTCACCGTCGACCATTCGCGGCTGGGCACGCTCGTGCGCGAAGGTGTCCTCACCCGCGAGGCCGTGCGCCACCGGCCCGACCGCAACATCGTCACCGAGGTGCTGGGCATTCCCGAAGGCTACAATGTGGACGTCGACACGGTCGGGCTCGAGGACGGCGACGTGGTGGTCCTATGCAGCGATGGTCTGTGGGAGGCGGTCGACGAGGAAGGCATGGCGAGGCTGCTCGCGCACGCCGGCTCGGCGGCGGAGGCCGCCACCTGGCTCATCCACGCCGCCAACTCGGCTGGCGGGCGCGACAACATCACCGTGGTCGTGATGCGCCACGCGGGGAACGGGAGCGCTGCCGCCTGA
- a CDS encoding DUF1698 domain-containing protein, protein MKRKPVKPLLRTAATAIHRLHLRSYEVYQPVFTPGGYVLGVRDCEVRWDAIAPVLTAVGARSLVDLGCSEGYYVVRAARSGIPFSVGVDFDQRRIFTCTSQVVLNDLQGAGFLMSAVDEKLLEALPKFDAVIFLSVIHHMMYQNGVEYAQRILRLVAQKTGKVCLFEMGQSDEHKESWAKKMPDMGPDPHEWVRRFLLENGFTRADKISQARSFAGESQRALFAAYP, encoded by the coding sequence GTGAAACGCAAGCCCGTCAAGCCGCTACTGCGTACGGCTGCCACCGCCATTCATCGCCTGCACCTTCGCAGCTACGAGGTCTATCAGCCGGTTTTTACGCCCGGGGGTTACGTCCTTGGCGTCCGCGACTGCGAAGTGCGGTGGGATGCGATCGCCCCGGTTCTGACTGCGGTCGGGGCCAGGAGCCTGGTCGATCTCGGCTGCTCGGAAGGCTACTACGTCGTGCGTGCCGCCCGCTCGGGCATTCCCTTCAGCGTGGGCGTGGACTTCGATCAGCGCCGGATCTTCACCTGCACCAGCCAGGTCGTCCTCAACGATCTACAGGGTGCCGGCTTTTTGATGTCGGCCGTCGACGAGAAGCTCCTCGAGGCCCTGCCGAAGTTCGATGCCGTCATCTTCCTGTCGGTCATCCATCACATGATGTACCAGAACGGCGTCGAGTACGCGCAGCGGATCCTTCGACTCGTGGCGCAGAAGACCGGCAAGGTCTGTCTCTTCGAGATGGGCCAGTCCGACGAGCACAAGGAAAGCTGGGCCAAGAAGATGCCGGACATGGGGCCGGATCCGCACGAATGGGTCCGCCGCTTCCTGCTCGAGAACGGCTTTACCCGCGCCGACAAGATCTCGCAGGCGAGGTCGTTTGCCGGCGAGAGCCAGCGCGCGCTGTTCGCGGCCTACCCGTGA
- a CDS encoding S8 family serine peptidase, protein MAGQGELSAAVMHARFVLTLAAAFLATAATLGYGADAGVLAELASSGRVHPLVLEQLGQADRVRVFLELDLKAAGAGAHEEQSWQGRRPWVQATREVVASDLAPQGFHITHRFEGLSFVAGWIDSQASAAALRHPLVRRILPDSGGSKALLQSLPLANLSDTRAAGLTGAGVTVAVIDSGVQKSHPALVGSVVAEACYCSEDCCPNGNAEQHGSGAAADGDGHGTNVTGIIASGGGAGAPVGATPDVDIVAVRVLDDDGFFSTTADIAMALDWVRQWSDANNEDVAAVNMSLATNLLSQGNCDSTFIALAQAADAIRDIGVLPVAASGNNGSGTMMAAPACISDVASVAAVWDANVGSPDVFCQEPSTAPDKITCFSNRNQLTDLLAPGAPVTSTGLGSTVSTFFGTSQAAPMVTACAAALRQADEDLSPSQMLTAMVDSPTRIFDPLTGRSIPRLDCLDAVMRVAGTTTTTLSQELCGDADGNGSVVASDALTVLHAAVGLSVACPPSRCDFDGSGTIAASDALSTLKRAVGQSVNAGCSAEA, encoded by the coding sequence GTGGCCGGTCAAGGCGAACTCTCCGCTGCAGTGATGCACGCGCGCTTCGTTCTGACCCTTGCGGCCGCCTTCCTCGCGACGGCGGCAACGCTCGGTTACGGCGCCGATGCCGGTGTATTGGCCGAGCTGGCGAGTAGCGGCCGCGTGCATCCGCTCGTGCTCGAGCAGCTCGGGCAGGCCGACCGCGTGCGGGTATTCCTGGAGCTGGACCTGAAGGCGGCAGGCGCCGGAGCGCACGAAGAGCAGAGCTGGCAGGGACGCAGGCCCTGGGTGCAGGCCACCCGCGAGGTCGTCGCTTCGGATCTGGCGCCGCAGGGCTTCCACATCACGCACCGCTTCGAAGGATTGAGCTTCGTGGCCGGGTGGATCGATTCGCAGGCTTCGGCGGCGGCGCTGCGCCATCCGCTCGTGCGGCGCATCCTGCCCGACTCGGGCGGCAGCAAGGCGCTGCTGCAGTCGCTGCCGCTGGCCAATCTGAGCGACACCCGCGCGGCAGGCCTGACCGGCGCCGGAGTCACGGTGGCAGTCATCGACAGCGGCGTGCAGAAGTCGCACCCGGCGCTGGTCGGCAGCGTCGTGGCCGAGGCCTGCTACTGCTCGGAGGACTGCTGCCCCAACGGCAACGCGGAGCAGCATGGATCGGGTGCTGCCGCCGACGGCGACGGTCATGGCACGAACGTCACCGGGATCATCGCATCCGGTGGCGGCGCCGGGGCTCCGGTGGGCGCGACGCCCGACGTCGACATCGTCGCGGTGCGTGTGCTCGACGATGACGGGTTCTTCAGCACCACGGCCGACATCGCGATGGCACTGGACTGGGTTCGGCAATGGAGCGACGCCAACAACGAAGACGTCGCCGCCGTGAACATGAGCCTGGCGACCAATCTGCTGTCCCAGGGCAACTGCGACAGCACGTTCATCGCGCTGGCGCAGGCCGCCGACGCCATCCGCGACATCGGCGTTCTTCCCGTGGCCGCCAGCGGCAACAACGGGAGCGGCACCATGATGGCTGCGCCTGCGTGCATCAGCGACGTGGCGTCGGTGGCCGCGGTGTGGGACGCCAACGTCGGCTCGCCCGACGTCTTCTGCCAGGAGCCATCGACCGCGCCCGACAAGATCACCTGCTTCAGCAACCGCAATCAGCTGACCGATCTGCTGGCGCCCGGAGCTCCCGTGACGTCGACCGGGCTCGGCAGCACCGTCTCGACCTTCTTCGGCACCTCGCAGGCCGCTCCAATGGTGACCGCCTGCGCCGCCGCGCTGAGGCAGGCCGACGAGGATCTCTCGCCGTCGCAGATGCTGACGGCGATGGTCGATTCGCCCACGAGAATCTTCGATCCGCTGACGGGACGCTCGATCCCGCGTCTGGACTGCCTGGATGCGGTGATGCGCGTGGCGGGCACCACGACCACGACGCTATCGCAGGAGCTGTGCGGTGATGCCGACGGCAACGGAAGCGTGGTGGCCTCCGATGCCCTGACGGTCCTTCACGCCGCGGTGGGGCTGAGCGTGGCGTGTCCGCCTTCGCGCTGCGACTTCGACGGGAGCGGCACCATCGCCGCCTCCGACGCCTTGTCGACGCTGAAGCGGGCGGTGGGCCAGAGCGTCAACGCCGGCTGCTCCGCCGAGGCCTGA
- a CDS encoding AMP-binding protein — MYPAAHAAENPDKPAYIMADSGEVVTYGQLDERSNRCAQMLWSLGLRRGDGIAIMMENHPRFLEICWAAQRSGLYYTAISSRLTPAEVAYIVGDCGAKVMFTSAAKADVASEAAASCGGLLARLMVDQPLHGFDSYETAVARFAPEPLAEELEGADMLYSSGTTGKPKGVKIPLSGQPAGTPNTMVAFVAGLYGVGADSVYLSPAPLYHAAPLRFNMTVHRLGGTCVIMEHFDPQQALALIEKYRVTHSQWVPTMFVRMLKLDQSQRRAHDLSSLRVAVHAAAPCPIPVKQQMIEWWGPILFEYYGGTEGNGLCAITSEEWLRHKGSVGKPILGKLHIVDDDGNELPCGEPGTVYFAEGGRFEYHNDPDKTRQAHNDKGWSTLGDVGYVDEEGYLYLTDRKAFMIISGGVNIYPQEAENVLITHPKVADVAVFGVPNEDFGEEVKAVVQPMDMADAGPELERELIDFCQRQLAKIKCPRSIDFEAELPRHPTGKLYKRLLRDRYWSGRQSRIA, encoded by the coding sequence GTGTATCCAGCCGCCCATGCCGCCGAGAATCCCGACAAGCCCGCCTACATCATGGCCGACAGCGGCGAGGTGGTGACGTACGGCCAGCTCGATGAGCGTTCCAACCGATGCGCGCAGATGCTCTGGTCGCTGGGCCTGCGGCGCGGCGACGGCATCGCGATCATGATGGAGAACCATCCGCGCTTCCTCGAGATCTGCTGGGCGGCGCAGCGCTCCGGCCTCTACTACACCGCCATCAGCTCGCGCCTGACGCCGGCCGAGGTCGCCTACATCGTCGGCGACTGTGGCGCCAAGGTGATGTTCACGTCGGCGGCCAAGGCCGACGTGGCCTCCGAAGCGGCCGCTTCGTGCGGCGGGCTCCTCGCGCGCCTGATGGTGGATCAACCCCTGCACGGCTTCGACTCGTATGAAACGGCCGTGGCCCGCTTTGCGCCCGAGCCGCTGGCCGAGGAGCTCGAAGGCGCCGACATGCTGTACTCGTCGGGAACGACGGGAAAGCCCAAGGGCGTCAAGATACCGCTCAGCGGACAGCCGGCAGGCACGCCCAATACGATGGTGGCGTTCGTGGCGGGCCTCTACGGCGTCGGCGCCGACAGCGTCTACCTGTCGCCGGCGCCGCTCTACCACGCCGCTCCGCTGCGCTTCAACATGACGGTGCACCGTCTCGGCGGCACCTGCGTCATCATGGAGCACTTCGACCCGCAGCAGGCTCTCGCGCTCATCGAGAAGTATCGCGTCACGCACAGCCAATGGGTGCCCACGATGTTCGTGCGCATGCTCAAGCTCGACCAGAGCCAGCGGCGCGCGCACGACCTGTCGAGCCTCAGGGTCGCCGTCCATGCCGCGGCGCCCTGCCCGATTCCCGTCAAGCAGCAGATGATCGAATGGTGGGGGCCGATCCTGTTCGAGTACTACGGCGGCACCGAGGGCAACGGTCTTTGCGCGATCACCTCGGAGGAATGGCTCCGGCACAAGGGGTCGGTGGGCAAGCCGATCCTGGGCAAGCTCCACATCGTCGACGATGACGGCAACGAGTTGCCGTGCGGCGAACCGGGCACCGTCTACTTCGCCGAAGGCGGCCGCTTCGAGTACCACAACGATCCCGACAAGACGCGCCAGGCGCACAACGACAAGGGCTGGAGCACTCTCGGCGACGTCGGCTACGTCGATGAGGAAGGCTATCTGTACCTGACCGACCGCAAGGCGTTCATGATCATCTCGGGCGGCGTCAACATCTATCCGCAGGAGGCCGAGAACGTGCTCATCACGCATCCGAAGGTCGCCGACGTGGCCGTCTTCGGCGTTCCCAACGAGGACTTCGGCGAAGAGGTCAAGGCCGTGGTGCAGCCGATGGACATGGCCGACGCGGGCCCGGAGCTGGAACGCGAGCTGATCGACTTCTGCCAGCGCCAGCTCGCCAAGATCAAATGTCCGCGCAGCATCGACTTCGAGGCCGAGCTGCCCCGCCATCCCACCGGCAAGCTCTACAAGCGGCTGCTTCGCGATCGCTACTGGAGCGGACGGCAGTCGCGCATCGCCTGA